A region from the Criblamydia sequanensis CRIB-18 genome encodes:
- a CDS encoding DUF6492 family protein, translating into MNSVKFLLISLAFFSLNFCEAGPCIDVVIPCVKGDLEILPFCIKGIRKNVKAANRIIIISKEKLTDDAEWVPESNFPFSKEDVAMHLTTDEDSRRKLLDKGGRAGWYLQQLLKLYAPFVIDGISENVLIVDADTVFLNPVTFLGNDGLGLYDFGNEKHPPYFDHMQRLLPALKKVDPKKSGIVHHMLFQKKYLKELFEKVEARHHLPFWKAFCSQVAPQDLFFSGASEYEIYFNFMLSKKGSRMIRPLKHLNVSSIKNLEKYKKEGYHYVSCHYYLRD; encoded by the coding sequence ATGAACTCCGTAAAATTTCTTCTTATTTCTTTAGCTTTCTTTTCCTTAAACTTTTGCGAAGCGGGACCTTGCATTGATGTCGTTATACCTTGTGTCAAAGGGGATTTGGAGATTCTTCCTTTTTGCATTAAAGGCATAAGAAAAAATGTGAAAGCAGCGAATCGAATCATTATTATTTCAAAAGAAAAATTAACAGATGATGCCGAATGGGTTCCGGAATCAAATTTCCCCTTCTCCAAAGAAGATGTCGCGATGCACTTGACAACAGATGAAGATTCTCGACGAAAATTATTAGACAAGGGCGGGCGGGCAGGCTGGTATTTGCAGCAGCTTTTAAAACTCTATGCGCCCTTTGTCATCGACGGAATTTCAGAAAATGTCCTTATCGTGGATGCGGATACTGTTTTTTTAAACCCTGTTACCTTTTTAGGAAATGACGGCTTAGGGCTTTATGATTTTGGCAACGAAAAACACCCGCCCTATTTTGACCATATGCAGCGGCTTTTGCCCGCTTTAAAAAAGGTTGATCCTAAAAAATCCGGGATTGTGCATCACATGCTTTTTCAAAAAAAATATTTAAAAGAATTGTTTGAAAAAGTCGAAGCCCGGCATCACCTTCCTTTTTGGAAAGCTTTTTGCTCTCAAGTTGCCCCGCAAGATCTTTTTTTCTCCGGGGCTTCAGAGTATGAAATTTATTTTAATTTTATGCTTTCTAAAAAAGGGTCTCGAATGATTCGCCCTCTAAAGCACCTTAATGTTTCTTCTATAAAAAATTTGGAGAAATATAAAAAGGAAGGGTATCACTATGTCTCTTGCCACTATTATCTCAGAGATTAA
- a CDS encoding glycosyltransferase produces MIDFKVLKPMHILWLPSWFPTSAHPLNGIFFKEQLKALSNHGLKIRMIYPDLRRLREFNGINLIDNHFQKSFCREDALEMVFFHGWNLYPKQIKKQKEAFIKASFSLFQSYIKKFGKPDLIHAQSAFWGAFAAKSLSDAYSIPFIITEHLGEFLKGIALSPIDTCWTTPILKEVFEKSSKILSVSNAISAVLKKHYLPNQDHKFDIMPNCVDTDFFKQRKEKPKDNFHWISVSHLTQDKNLSFLLKSFSQVVKTSPKTCLSIYGDGPLRKQLQSEIQSLNLTGHVRLCGQATREGVREALSKSHAFVLPSLAESFGVAYIEALATGLPVVATLKGGPKDFVTKANGYLVNPEKKEELIHAMIDCQKNIDFFDQEAIEQEAKQRFGVQTFVNRHLNLYENLLTKSPS; encoded by the coding sequence ATGATTGATTTTAAGGTATTAAAGCCTATGCATATCCTTTGGCTGCCCTCTTGGTTCCCAACTTCTGCCCACCCTTTAAATGGCATTTTCTTTAAAGAGCAGCTTAAAGCGCTTTCAAATCATGGCCTAAAAATTCGCATGATCTATCCGGATCTTCGACGGCTTCGGGAATTTAATGGAATTAACCTTATAGATAATCATTTCCAAAAATCTTTTTGCCGTGAAGACGCTTTAGAAATGGTTTTCTTCCATGGCTGGAATCTTTATCCAAAACAAATCAAAAAACAAAAAGAAGCTTTTATTAAAGCTTCTTTTAGCTTATTTCAAAGCTACATCAAGAAATTTGGCAAGCCTGATTTAATTCATGCCCAAAGCGCTTTCTGGGGTGCTTTCGCGGCGAAATCTTTATCCGATGCCTATTCCATTCCTTTTATAATTACAGAGCATTTAGGCGAATTTTTAAAAGGAATCGCCTTATCCCCGATTGATACTTGCTGGACAACCCCTATTTTAAAAGAGGTTTTTGAAAAATCATCTAAAATTCTTTCTGTTTCAAACGCTATTAGCGCGGTTTTGAAAAAACACTATCTACCAAATCAAGACCATAAATTTGATATTATGCCTAATTGCGTGGATACTGATTTCTTCAAACAAAGAAAGGAAAAACCAAAAGATAACTTTCATTGGATTTCTGTTTCCCATCTAACTCAAGATAAAAACCTTTCCTTTCTTTTAAAAAGCTTTAGCCAAGTCGTTAAAACATCTCCCAAAACCTGTTTATCGATTTATGGAGACGGTCCTTTAAGAAAACAGCTGCAAAGTGAAATCCAATCATTAAATTTAACCGGCCATGTCCGTTTATGCGGACAAGCGACAAGAGAAGGGGTTCGAGAGGCCCTTTCTAAAAGCCATGCCTTTGTTTTACCAAGTCTTGCGGAATCCTTTGGAGTAGCCTATATTGAGGCCTTAGCCACAGGACTTCCGGTTGTTGCGACTTTAAAGGGAGGTCCAAAAGATTTCGTGACCAAAGCGAATGGCTATTTAGTAAATCCGGAAAAGAAAGAAGAGCTTATCCACGCGATGATCGATTGTCAAAAAAATATTGATTTCTTTGATCAGGAGGCTATAGAACAAGAGGCAAAACAGCGCTTTGGGGTTCAAACGTTTGTAAACCGCCACCTTAATTTATATGAAAACCTTTTAACCAAAAGCCCTTCATGA
- a CDS encoding class I SAM-dependent methyltransferase, translating into MKAFIIILFFISFFFILWVWVSVVFWSLRNGISPMPTSDKAKNKALALMSNETQGIVYDLGSGWGGMAIQIAKKLPHCQIIGFETSPVPFYTSLLWNKMERLANLKFVKKDFFHVNLSDASIVYCYLYPRAMQDLKAKFEEELKPGTIVISNTFSVPGWDPVQCLQLNDMYHTRIYAYVKSNSNVDALHAKPKPI; encoded by the coding sequence GTGAAAGCGTTTATCATAATCCTTTTTTTTATCTCCTTTTTTTTCATTCTATGGGTTTGGGTTTCTGTCGTATTCTGGAGTTTAAGAAATGGCATCTCACCTATGCCGACTTCAGATAAAGCAAAGAATAAAGCGCTCGCTTTAATGTCTAATGAGACACAAGGCATTGTTTATGATTTAGGTTCCGGTTGGGGAGGAATGGCTATACAAATCGCTAAAAAGCTTCCCCACTGCCAGATCATTGGCTTTGAAACATCCCCTGTTCCTTTTTATACTTCTCTTCTTTGGAATAAGATGGAAAGGCTAGCCAACTTAAAATTTGTTAAAAAAGATTTTTTTCATGTTAATTTAAGCGATGCCTCTATTGTTTATTGCTATCTTTATCCCCGCGCAATGCAAGACCTTAAAGCTAAATTTGAAGAAGAGCTGAAGCCCGGCACCATAGTGATTAGCAATACATTTTCTGTTCCCGGATGGGACCCGGTCCAATGCTTGCAGCTAAACGATATGTACCATACTCGTATCTATGCGTATGTTAAAAGCAATAGCAATGTCGATGCTCTTCATGCCAAACCAAAACCTATTTGA
- the nrdR gene encoding transcriptional regulator NrdR: MKCPFCNHSELKVTDSREAPEINAIRRRRECLNCQRRFTTFETFQLVQQVLKRDGRYEDFDEGKLIRGLEAACRHTTISHEQMFAIAHQITFTLMQRQVKDVTTKEIGEMVMAKLQGLDPIAYIRFACVYRRFTDLGDLMEAIKFVQDQKEPVLSKKF; the protein is encoded by the coding sequence ATGAAATGTCCCTTTTGTAATCACTCTGAGCTTAAAGTCACAGATTCAAGAGAAGCTCCTGAAATCAATGCCATAAGAAGGCGCAGAGAGTGTCTTAATTGCCAAAGACGTTTCACAACGTTTGAAACCTTTCAACTTGTTCAACAAGTTCTTAAAAGAGACGGTCGATATGAGGACTTTGATGAAGGCAAGCTAATTCGAGGATTAGAAGCGGCTTGCAGACATACTACAATTAGCCATGAGCAAATGTTCGCTATAGCCCATCAAATCACATTTACTCTTATGCAAAGACAAGTAAAAGATGTCACTACGAAAGAAATAGGGGAGATGGTCATGGCAAAACTTCAAGGCTTAGACCCGATTGCCTATATTCGATTTGCCTGCGTTTATCGACGGTTTACAGACCTTGGTGATTTAATGGAAGCAATCAAGTTTGTGCAAGATCAGAAAGAACCTGTCTTATCTAAAAAATTTTGA
- a CDS encoding TraR/DksA family transcriptional regulator: MPLKKKEVDQFKKRLEEMHQQILKQLRGTTEEVKKPDEATGYSQHQADQGTDDFDRTISLEVTTQEYNLLRQIERALQKIADNTYGICDVTGEEIPKARLDAIPYATMTVKAQEQLERGLI; encoded by the coding sequence ATGCCTCTTAAAAAAAAGGAAGTAGACCAATTTAAAAAGCGTTTAGAAGAAATGCATCAGCAAATTCTAAAGCAATTGCGTGGGACTACAGAGGAAGTAAAAAAACCTGATGAGGCTACCGGATATTCGCAACATCAAGCCGACCAGGGTACCGATGATTTTGATAGAACCATTAGTCTTGAAGTGACAACTCAAGAGTACAATTTGTTGAGACAAATTGAAAGAGCGCTTCAAAAAATCGCTGATAATACTTATGGAATCTGCGATGTAACAGGCGAGGAAATCCCAAAAGCTAGGCTCGACGCTATTCCCTATGCTACTATGACAGTCAAAGCTCAAGAGCAGTTGGAAAGAGGGCTTATTTAA
- the lspA gene encoding signal peptidase II yields MKNSLTSLRLLKNRNFLFSLSLFAGVLFFDQWLKYVVQNKLPKMCFFCSYPYGGFGVFKNFLGVQFSIVHTANKGAAWSLFSEYQEVLLLFRIALILFLIFYACRFSFGKTLFFPYALLIGGAIANIIDYFTYGHVIDMFYFVFWGYSYPVFNIADTAIFISVAWMAMAYLFELKNGQIERKAVK; encoded by the coding sequence ATGAAAAATTCCCTAACTAGCCTGAGGCTCCTGAAAAATCGAAATTTTTTATTTTCGCTTTCTCTTTTTGCCGGAGTTCTTTTTTTTGACCAGTGGCTCAAGTATGTGGTGCAGAATAAACTTCCTAAGATGTGTTTCTTCTGCTCTTACCCCTATGGCGGTTTTGGCGTTTTCAAAAATTTTTTAGGTGTTCAGTTCTCTATTGTGCATACAGCCAACAAAGGGGCGGCTTGGAGTCTTTTTTCTGAGTATCAAGAAGTCCTTTTACTGTTTAGAATCGCCCTTATCTTATTCCTCATTTTTTATGCCTGCCGATTTTCTTTTGGAAAAACTCTTTTTTTTCCTTACGCTCTTTTGATCGGGGGCGCGATTGCAAATATCATAGACTACTTTACATATGGTCATGTGATCGATATGTTCTATTTTGTTTTTTGGGGATACAGCTACCCTGTTTTTAATATTGCCGACACAGCTATATTTATTTCTGTCGCCTGGATGGCCATGGCTTATTTATTTGAGTTAAAAAACGGACAGATTGAAAGAAAGGCTGTCAAGTAA
- a CDS encoding HAD-IB family hydrolase, with protein MNPKETIAAFDFDGTITTRDSLLPLLFFSNNISVTLLKLSLLAPYFLLFVLGLYSRQKTKEKILTSFFKGKTKEEMQLLGESYARSKLPSLVKKEALEKISWHASQGHRLFIVSASIDCYLTPWAKEKGFEGVISSKLDYDEQGRVKGTLLGQNCWGEEKVKKLFNAIQQDPSSVILYAYGDSKGDQALLNKANYSYYKKFN; from the coding sequence ATGAACCCAAAAGAAACGATTGCAGCTTTTGATTTTGATGGAACGATCACAACAAGGGACAGCTTGCTGCCTCTTCTTTTTTTTTCAAATAATATAAGTGTCACTCTTTTAAAATTATCCCTTCTCGCCCCCTACTTTCTTCTTTTTGTATTAGGCCTCTATTCTAGGCAGAAAACCAAAGAAAAAATTTTAACTTCCTTTTTTAAAGGTAAAACGAAAGAAGAGATGCAGCTCCTTGGGGAATCTTATGCTAGAAGTAAGCTGCCTTCCCTTGTAAAAAAAGAGGCTTTGGAAAAAATTTCTTGGCACGCCTCTCAGGGCCACCGTTTATTTATAGTCAGCGCCTCTATTGACTGCTACCTTACGCCTTGGGCCAAAGAAAAAGGTTTTGAAGGGGTTATTTCATCTAAGCTGGATTATGATGAACAAGGGCGAGTTAAAGGAACCCTCCTTGGACAAAACTGCTGGGGTGAAGAAAAAGTAAAAAAATTATTTAACGCAATTCAACAAGACCCTTCTTCCGTGATACTTTACGCTTACGGAGACAGCAAGGGTGATCAAGCCCTCCTTAATAAAGCAAACTATTCATATTATAAAAAGTTTAATTGA
- the hemF gene encoding oxygen-dependent coproporphyrinogen oxidase, producing MTREKREAASQYFLSLRDKIIHSFEELEPSERFHKEPWNYEQEGGGEISLLRGSVFEKAAVNFSAVAGPHFPLDEREGAFYATGISLITHMKNPKAPTVHMNLRFLETKEKSWFGGGYDLTPMGFPFNEDKEHFHGVAKKTLDELDPSYYPLFSKNAEEYFYIPHRKKERGVGGLFFDHFYPSFEEGFKLVTSLGQTFLDAIMPILRRRIGMSYQEEDRELQLEMRSHYVEFNLLYDRGTRFGFLSKGNPKAILSSMPPLVKW from the coding sequence ATGACAAGAGAGAAAAGAGAGGCCGCGTCTCAATATTTTTTATCCTTAAGGGATAAAATCATTCATTCTTTCGAAGAGCTAGAACCCTCTGAACGTTTTCATAAAGAGCCTTGGAATTATGAACAGGAAGGCGGAGGGGAAATATCCCTTTTAAGAGGGTCTGTTTTTGAAAAAGCGGCAGTTAATTTTTCAGCCGTTGCCGGCCCTCATTTTCCCTTAGATGAAAGAGAAGGCGCTTTTTACGCCACGGGTATTAGTTTAATTACGCATATGAAAAATCCGAAAGCCCCAACAGTTCACATGAATCTTCGCTTTCTTGAAACGAAAGAAAAATCCTGGTTTGGAGGAGGTTATGACTTAACCCCTATGGGATTTCCCTTTAATGAAGACAAAGAACACTTTCATGGCGTCGCGAAGAAAACTCTAGATGAATTGGATCCGTCCTACTACCCGCTTTTTTCCAAAAATGCCGAGGAGTACTTTTATATCCCTCATAGAAAGAAAGAAAGAGGCGTTGGCGGTCTATTTTTTGATCACTTTTATCCAAGCTTTGAAGAAGGGTTTAAGCTTGTCACCTCTCTTGGCCAAACTTTTTTAGACGCTATTATGCCGATCCTAAGAAGGAGAATCGGGATGAGCTATCAAGAAGAAGATAGAGAGCTCCAGCTAGAAATGAGGTCTCATTATGTTGAGTTCAATTTACTTTACGATAGAGGGACCCGTTTTGGCTTTCTCTCTAAGGGAAATCCAAAAGCGATTCTTTCCTCCATGCCCCCGCTTGTAAAATGGTAG
- a CDS encoding TrmH family RNA methyltransferase: protein MLLTSLQNPKIKRAVKLMQRRAREGDQAFLIEGHRELLRAQESGQKLECLFYCPALFLEENEEALIEAFRKEKVEIFECIESVFRKISYRDRPDGLIGIGRKHHRTLSDLEALIKKTENPLIIVAEAIEKPGNLGTILRSSDAVDATALIVADPLTDIHNPNVIRASVGTVFTVPVFEMEGKALLEWLKKNQISIVAATPHSDIEFTKANLKGPIAIAFGTEKLGLSPLWMDKADIKVKIPMLGRADSLNVAMAATLLMFEALRQRS from the coding sequence ATGCTCCTGACCAGTTTACAAAACCCAAAAATTAAAAGAGCTGTCAAATTAATGCAGCGAAGAGCGCGAGAGGGGGATCAAGCCTTCCTCATCGAAGGGCATCGAGAATTACTTAGGGCTCAGGAATCAGGCCAAAAATTAGAATGTTTATTTTATTGCCCCGCTCTCTTTTTAGAGGAGAATGAAGAGGCCCTTATAGAAGCTTTTAGAAAAGAGAAGGTTGAAATTTTTGAATGCATAGAGTCTGTATTTAGAAAAATTTCCTATAGAGATAGACCGGATGGGCTTATCGGGATAGGGCGTAAGCATCATAGAACCTTGAGTGATTTAGAAGCGCTTATAAAAAAAACAGAAAATCCTCTCATAATTGTGGCAGAAGCTATAGAAAAGCCTGGAAATTTGGGAACCATTTTAAGATCGTCTGATGCTGTCGATGCCACAGCTTTAATAGTAGCTGATCCTTTGACTGATATCCATAATCCGAATGTTATTCGAGCAAGTGTCGGGACCGTCTTTACAGTTCCGGTTTTTGAGATGGAAGGTAAGGCACTTTTAGAATGGCTTAAAAAAAATCAAATTTCCATTGTGGCTGCAACTCCTCATAGCGATATTGAATTTACAAAAGCTAATTTAAAAGGACCGATTGCTATTGCGTTTGGAACAGAAAAGCTTGGCTTAAGCCCTCTTTGGATGGACAAAGCTGACATTAAAGTAAAAATCCCAATGCTTGGGAGAGCGGATTCTCTTAATGTTGCCATGGCCGCAACCCTTTTAATGTTTGAGGCACTTAGACAGCGAAGTTAG
- a CDS encoding FUSC family protein: protein MESKPLTSFEEWVDFLQLRFAIKIGVAATLGLFLGVGFSQVLNRPDALVSGMWTVVTAIVVVQAHLGGTYMAAWVRFLGTLVGIFVAGISTVTLGSNALSLGFSNFVTVMLCSLLRIKDSVRIASLTVTILMVLWRLKPDISPWTFGFFRLMDSCLGILVAVIVTHSLWPMNATSRVRLNIAIILKKMKNLFQEILKKDGEEKLYEKEKREIVALLRETNTFLEESRIEIRTRTSIEDWMFILEHLERAYEAILDLKLARKKYVQEFIDQGLGESTKDTIRKTNKAMDQLADMFESKKAGDRPVDLLGSLELLDLELKRIREGKMTSSFSLQEIESFFVFFFNLRLLGEELCKLDNRVHQIYAQAQ, encoded by the coding sequence ATGGAAAGTAAACCGCTAACATCTTTTGAGGAGTGGGTCGATTTTTTACAGCTTCGTTTTGCTATAAAAATAGGGGTGGCCGCGACCTTAGGGCTTTTTCTAGGGGTTGGTTTTAGCCAGGTTTTAAATAGACCTGATGCGCTTGTAAGCGGAATGTGGACTGTCGTTACTGCAATTGTTGTGGTTCAAGCTCATCTAGGGGGCACCTACATGGCTGCATGGGTTCGTTTTTTAGGAACCCTTGTCGGTATTTTTGTGGCAGGAATATCAACTGTCACTTTAGGGTCGAATGCTCTCTCGCTTGGTTTTAGTAATTTTGTTACGGTTATGCTTTGCTCTCTTTTAAGAATCAAAGACAGCGTTAGAATAGCTTCTCTTACAGTGACTATTTTAATGGTCCTTTGGCGTTTAAAACCGGATATCAGCCCTTGGACTTTCGGCTTTTTTCGCTTAATGGATTCCTGTCTTGGAATACTTGTTGCCGTCATAGTGACCCATTCCCTTTGGCCTATGAATGCGACAAGCAGAGTTCGCTTAAACATTGCTATCATCTTAAAAAAAATGAAAAATTTATTTCAGGAGATTCTGAAAAAAGATGGCGAAGAGAAGCTCTATGAGAAAGAAAAAAGGGAAATTGTGGCGCTTTTAAGAGAAACAAACACTTTCCTTGAAGAATCCCGTATTGAAATAAGGACTCGCACCTCCATAGAAGATTGGATGTTTATCTTAGAACATCTAGAAAGAGCCTATGAAGCTATTTTAGATTTAAAGTTAGCCCGAAAAAAATATGTCCAAGAATTTATTGACCAAGGGTTAGGGGAATCTACTAAAGACACAATCAGAAAAACAAATAAGGCGATGGATCAGCTAGCCGATATGTTTGAGAGTAAAAAAGCGGGAGATCGTCCGGTTGACCTTCTCGGATCATTAGAGCTTTTAGATTTAGAATTAAAGAGGATTAGAGAAGGGAAAATGACATCATCCTTTTCCCTTCAAGAAATTGAAAGCTTTTTTGTTTTCTTTTTTAACTTGCGGCTTTTAGGTGAAGAGCTTTGCAAATTGGATAATAGGGTTCATCAAATCTATGCTCAAGCTCAATAA
- a CDS encoding NAD-dependent epimerase/dehydratase family protein, with the protein MSKKVLITGAAGFIGFHLAKALLKKGDEVLGFDNFNPYYSVKLKKERVKNIPELKVIEGDLKDQNKLKGLVDNFSPTHIVHLAAQAGVRASLENPTLYVESNIQGFLNVLEILKLKPSVKLIYASSSSVYGTQTKEPFSEKDNLETQASFYGVTKKCNELMAATYHHLYGIPVCGLRFFTVYGPFGRPDMAYYGFAKDIFSGKPIELYNDGNMKRDFTYIDDIIEGTLSAIDYPFKNEIFNLGNNEPTSLNQFIDFLEEALGKKAIRELKPMQKGDVLSTYADIEKSSRLLGFKPKIKLAEGLKRFADWFKSYEDK; encoded by the coding sequence ATGAGTAAAAAAGTTTTAATAACAGGTGCCGCGGGATTTATTGGTTTTCATCTAGCTAAAGCTCTTCTAAAAAAAGGGGATGAGGTTTTGGGTTTTGATAACTTTAACCCTTACTATTCTGTTAAGTTAAAAAAAGAGAGGGTTAAAAATATTCCCGAATTAAAAGTTATTGAAGGGGATTTAAAAGACCAAAATAAGCTTAAAGGGCTTGTTGATAATTTTTCTCCGACTCATATCGTTCATCTTGCAGCTCAAGCAGGAGTTAGAGCCTCCCTTGAAAACCCGACTCTCTATGTGGAATCTAATATACAGGGATTTTTGAACGTTCTTGAAATTCTTAAATTAAAGCCTAGCGTCAAATTAATTTATGCCTCTTCATCTTCTGTTTATGGCACCCAAACAAAAGAACCGTTTTCAGAAAAAGATAATCTTGAAACACAAGCTAGTTTTTATGGGGTGACTAAAAAATGCAATGAGCTCATGGCGGCAACCTATCATCATCTTTATGGCATCCCCGTTTGCGGGCTTCGTTTTTTTACAGTATATGGACCTTTTGGCAGACCCGATATGGCCTACTATGGCTTTGCAAAAGATATTTTTAGCGGGAAACCGATTGAGCTTTATAATGACGGAAATATGAAACGCGATTTTACCTATATCGATGATATTATCGAGGGAACTCTTTCCGCCATAGACTATCCTTTTAAAAATGAAATTTTTAATCTCGGAAATAATGAGCCGACCTCATTAAATCAGTTTATCGATTTTTTAGAAGAGGCACTTGGCAAAAAAGCGATTAGGGAACTAAAACCGATGCAGAAAGGCGATGTCCTTTCAACTTACGCGGATATTGAAAAAAGTTCGCGTCTTTTAGGGTTTAAACCAAAAATAAAATTGGCAGAGGGTCTCAAACGATTTGCCGACTGGTTTAAAAGTTATGAAGATAAATGA
- a CDS encoding CinA family nicotinamide mononucleotide deamidase-related protein: MKVSILSIGNELLMGKIANTNAALIAKDLTRLGLKISAIYMIQDEKGEIQKKLSLSLDESDCVIITGGLGPTLDDITRESVADFLNLKMALNEPLKIRLKEKFGEFKTLANQASVIAGAEILENPYGTAPGQLINLQSKKIFLLPGVPYEMAYLLEKEVLPRIKIKEAGGKEKTFFMTDLREGDVDPFLREFKSKYRTLSFGIYPKPGLLEIIAYDLPGGLREGEFEKVIQEINQKYKDYIYDSTNGLIEEGLQSLLKKKQLSLSLAESCTGGLASSKITSQRGASLVFKGSLIAYSNEIKEDLLNVPHETLQEKGAVSFETALAMAKNALLRFNSDIGASITGIAGPDGGTLDKPVGTIFMALAFKDSLPKVKKIQAFGSREMIREEGANRLLSFLYHTLKF; the protein is encoded by the coding sequence ATGAAAGTTTCAATTTTATCGATAGGCAATGAACTGTTAATGGGTAAAATTGCGAATACAAATGCAGCCCTCATTGCAAAAGATTTGACTCGTTTGGGGTTGAAAATCTCCGCTATATACATGATTCAAGATGAAAAAGGGGAAATACAAAAAAAACTTTCCCTATCTCTTGATGAGAGCGATTGTGTCATTATTACGGGAGGCCTTGGGCCGACACTTGATGACATTACAAGAGAATCAGTTGCTGACTTTCTTAATTTAAAAATGGCCTTAAATGAACCCTTAAAAATTCGCCTTAAAGAAAAATTCGGGGAGTTTAAGACCTTGGCTAACCAAGCAAGTGTTATTGCCGGGGCCGAAATACTTGAGAACCCTTATGGAACAGCGCCCGGACAACTTATTAACTTGCAGTCTAAAAAAATCTTTCTGCTTCCGGGGGTTCCCTATGAGATGGCGTATCTTTTAGAAAAAGAAGTTCTGCCTAGAATTAAAATAAAAGAAGCGGGCGGAAAAGAAAAAACTTTTTTCATGACCGACCTTAGAGAAGGGGACGTAGACCCTTTTTTAAGAGAGTTTAAGAGTAAATATCGAACTTTAAGTTTTGGCATCTATCCAAAACCTGGGCTTCTTGAGATCATAGCTTATGACTTGCCCGGTGGATTAAGGGAAGGTGAGTTTGAAAAAGTTATTCAAGAAATCAATCAGAAATACAAAGATTACATTTATGATTCGACAAATGGGCTTATTGAAGAAGGGCTTCAGTCTCTTTTAAAGAAAAAACAATTATCTTTAAGTCTTGCTGAATCTTGCACCGGCGGCCTTGCGAGTTCCAAAATCACTTCTCAAAGGGGAGCTTCTTTAGTTTTTAAGGGGTCATTGATAGCCTATTCTAATGAAATAAAAGAGGATTTGCTAAATGTTCCCCATGAAACATTGCAAGAAAAAGGAGCTGTAAGCTTTGAAACAGCCTTAGCTATGGCAAAAAACGCTCTTCTTAGGTTCAATTCGGATATCGGAGCTTCTATTACAGGGATTGCAGGCCCGGACGGAGGGACTTTAGATAAACCTGTCGGAACCATTTTCATGGCCTTGGCTTTTAAAGATAGTCTTCCAAAAGTTAAAAAAATACAGGCTTTCGGCTCCCGAGAAATGATCCGGGAAGAAGGGGCAAACCGTCTTCTTAGTTTTTTATACCATACGCTTAAATTTTAA